In the genome of Miscanthus floridulus cultivar M001 unplaced genomic scaffold, ASM1932011v1 os_995_1_2, whole genome shotgun sequence, the window CCATCTTTAAGCACGACAGGCCGCGATGCGAAAACAAGGTCGTGGGTCTTCATGACCTGGTGTGCGGCATCTGGGGACTAGGCCACCACGCGACAGCGTCCGGGGACCAGGCCACAGCACTTGCTGAGGCTCCACGCGACGGCGGTGAGGCACGCGTGATGTAGGGCAGCACGGCAAGGATCTCCGTGTGGTCGGCGGGTTCTTGGACACACTGTGAGTGGCCGTGGGGTCATCGTCATCCCCAGTGGCCAGCTATCTACATGGTTGCACAGGGATTTGCTGGTGCCAGGGACAGGGAGCACCTCGCTAGCGCCAGGGACAGCCTCCTCTCTCCGTTTCAAACCGCATACACCGGCAAACCAACACATCTAACCCATATGCATACGGTTTGGTTTAGGAAACTGCCCAAACCTGTACTAAACTGCCATTGAACAGGCCGAAATACAATAATCAGGCATACCAGTTCAGGGAACCCTTTTTGTCGGGTCCTTCCTATTCTAGCAGCCTCTTCAGGACTCTTTGCTAGCTTTATTTCTTGAACAATGTCTCTTGCTTGAGGATTGTCAACACCAACAAACTTATGAGCCTGAAAGAAAAAGAGTTATGAGCTTATCGACAGTCTGATTAATGATGTTACACGGTTATAAAGAAAATGGAACACATGTTGGCACATTATGATAGAATCCCTATCCATAGCAACGCTGAATTTCACAAATGTAGCAGCCATGAACAGAAGACAAACCTGGTAATAGTGTTCCACTGTTGGCCATGTGAAATAATCTCCATTTTCATCAGGCATGTGAATTGGATGAGGAGAAAAGTTTGAGAAAGCCCCAAAAATATCCCATGTCTTGTAAAAGGAAATAATATTTGCTTCATATGGAGATACTTCTGGATCAACGGAAGGTATTTCTTCCACGGATGGTATAATAGGTGAAAGATCAGGAATGGTTTCGATGAATCCACTCATGAGCATGTCCCTGTCAATCTGCACATTTATACCCCACAGTTTTCAGTCAAAAAGGTCTGCacatttatagggagaaaaaatATGTAACAGTTATGAACTAGTGGGAAAAAAAGCATAAATATGCCCACAGCATTGCACAATATAACTTGAAGGAAACAGCAGTAGAACTGTAGAAGAGGTTACTAAACTGGACAGGAACATGAAGGTTGTTAAATTGTATTAAGAAAAACATGGGACACTGATACAAAACATAGATACAAAGGAACATAgcaaaatgaaatgcctattagCAAGATTTCAATGTATCAATTATTTTAGTTTCGTTGATATGCATATAGGGTGTATCTGAAGTTGAAAAATGGTTGACCTGCTCGTACGAGACATCAATTAAATTTATCGCCTGAGTCATTTGATTCATCCCTAGTTCACCAACTGGTGTTGGTGCATTTGATCCCCCAATTATTTTCAGAGCCCAGAATGCACAGACCTGTCAAATGATGCAAGAGAATTAGGGAACACCTCACAACCAATTAGGGGGGGtgcctttcatatatatagtcaAGTACAACTTGGAGTACAAGTAACATGATATACATGTGTTCTACGCATCTCTAATAGTGATTGTAAGTTATGAGTTCATATAGAATTCTACTACATAACAAgcacatgatgacatggaggatctcaaaaaaaaaaaagtaagacAACCAATAAATAATAAAAGTGAACTGAATGATGTTCATGACTCCTCTGACATTCACATGTGATAAATAGGATTCTGATTTCGGTCAAAGATGAGTCTCTTGTGGAGTTTGGCCAGAGCTCAGGGAAATATCCAATCTCCTTGCTCTAGAGCCAGCCAATGCATGAGTTGCTCTCTAGTGGTCTTGGGTCAAGTTTGACAAGTGGGAGAGAGATACACCATTTGATGTAAAAGGGTGTGTGTATGGTGTGGCTGTATAGGATTTCTAAACCCACTCCTTtactcttcttaatataatgatacgcagctctcctacgtgttcgagaaaaaaatgtAGATGCCATGAGATGTAAACGAAAAGGAAGCTATATATTCTATCCATCCAAACATATATTGCTTGTCTAGTATTATGTTCATTCCACTAAGTTGCTACTTATGAACTATAAAGAAAATTAAAACCAGGATACAGCTAACTTAAATGCAGCAAATGAACACAAAAGATGTCATAGACGATCTTGCAAAAAAGGTTCACCTTATGGATAACACTCGCAGATATAGCAGAAGCAGCTAGTGTCCCACCACATTCCCATAATACAGCAAGATAACCACGATCATAACAATATGACATAACATTTCTTGGATTCAGCATGTCAAACTCTACTACTTCAACACCCTTCATAGCAAGCTTCTTTTGAAAATCTCGCCGAGCACCTCTCTGAGTTGCAACAATTGTATAGGCATCGTTAACATTCCATAAATTTGCTTCCTCTGGAAGGTTAAGAGACTGTGACATCACTATACGCACTGGGACATGCCCCTTAACATGCCTTGCAGTTAATCGAGGATCTATAATACAACCAAAAGATATTAGTTTTGAACAAACACCATTAGCTACAGTTAATAGAATATTGCATTATGTTGTCGCACCGTCAAAACGCACTGTATTTCCACCAACAATAACAGCGTCACTTCTGCCACGCAATTCAGATACACGCCCTCTCGATGCTTTGCCACTTACCCAAGAAGCATGTCCACTACTTGCTGCTATTTTTCCTGCAAATTATTGAAAGTCAAAATCCTTTGAAGGTTATAAATCATGTGTGTATATTAATAATTACCCCCAACTAATATTAACAAACGGAATAACATATATCTCACCATCTGCAGTCATAGCATACTTCAGGATGGAGAAAGGGACATGAAAGGCAGCTCTGTAAAGCAATGGAGCATTTACAGTGAGGCATGACTTCAGAGCTTCCTACAGTCAACAACTTAAAAAGTTAACAAACTGGTAAAATTCAAGGACATATGGCGTGTTTGTTTCAAGCCCAGGCAAGATTGCCTGGCTCACTGTGCATCCCCAGGCATCCAATTTCAGTCGCCTGGGAATCCATCTACTTGGGAGGGTAGGAAGCAAACAGGCAAATAGTACATATATTCTTCCAACCTACTTATTAGAGTACCACACAAACCACACAAGAAAAAACTGGTGTTCTTAAAAAAAAAACCTATTATAGTTGCCAATAGTTATACTCTTAGTTCAGCATGTAAAATAGTCATGTTGTTTTTTTTCCTTGTTATATTAATGATATATGTCACATCCAAATTACTCAATACCTAGAGCAAATAAATCCAATGATCATGTCTTCATTGAACTTGAACTTCTAAACTAAAATATGACAAAATCAATAGATGTTTTCATTATTTTGTTCTCGTGCCATAGTAAACCTACAGACTTCATTTTTTCATGTCATTCCGCTAGTGCCAAATTTACAAGATCATAACTCTGAGTTCAGGAAGTCAGGTgacagtagggatgaaaacggcacggatattttccgaccgtattcgaaaccgaatccgtttagaggggttgagatctgtccgtatccgagtccgaatatccaacatccgataccgtatccgtatccgtatccgaatactcaaatcgcatatttatgatgtcgatatctaatcgtatcctatccgacatagttgacactatccgtattcgaatccgaatccggacagaaatatgaaaacaaatgtaatatcggtgatatccgtccgtatccgatccgttttcatccctaggtgtCAGGCATGATTAAAAAAATGCACAGTTGCAAAGATGCAAAAGGGTACCAACAATGTACACTAATAGAAATCAAACATTAAAAAAAAGTATAAGCAAAGAGTCACCTCAAACAGTTTACTCTGCAGATCCTCCCCCACAACATCAACTTGAATGCCTTCGCTTCGTAACGCCTGAATTGCCTTCCCTCTCAAGTGCTTCAAGGGATGTCTAAGACCCACCACAACTCTTGTAATTCCTACCTACTAAAATTATTAGCAAACTGCTTATATACATTGAGGACAACTCGTCAAGTCAATGCCAGTGTGTTAGATTAAGTGCATTGCAACAGGGTTCATATGGACAAATGCACAAGGACCAAATAAAACCTCACAACCATGTTTGGTGACAGAGATACTCCACAAGACAGATTGTTGATTAGGTGCTGGGACAAGAGCATACATCGTTGATTGTCCATTCATCTCCTGATGATTAATGATTAACAAAATGGTTTAAACCCCCGAAAGTCTCACTATGTATAGGACCCTGACCCAGGTGTTACAAGATTAGCCCAATTGGTTTCATGACATCTGAAAACTGAGGGAGTCTGAAGTGCATTTTAAATATCAAACTCGGAGAAACATATGGGAGCGAATATAGGAAAGGCAATTCCGTAGAGCACCTGGACGAGGGATCCGACGGCTGTGTTGTCCCCAAAACAGTCCCCAGGCTCGAGGTTGAGGTATGCCGTGCCGCCACGCGCGTGCTCACCGGCCTCCTGTGCGGCGAGGAGCTCGGCGCAGGGCGTCCCCTGCGCGTAGAGAAACCCCTCGCCGACCACCCAGGAATCGGCACTGTCGATATTGAGCTGGGGCCGCGCGATGACGCACCCGAAGTTGGGGTGCGGGGAGGTGAGTCCCGCGGAGCGGTCGGCCACGTCGGCGgcacggcggaggaggagggcgtCGTTCGCGTGCGAGGAGTGAGATGCGGGCACGGAGGAGGCGGCAGCGGCACGTGCGGTGGTGACGCGGTGGCGCGTGTCGAGAAGGAGGTGGAGCAAGGATGGGGCCGCTCGCGCCGGAGCGGGCGCGGCGCCGCCGAGCAGCGGCTGAGGCGGCGGCATGTTCTACGGGAGTGTGGGTGCGGTGgggtggggctggccggctgggAGCCTGGAAGTGGTGGCGTTTTGCTAGGCTGGAGCGGATGGGACTGTTACAGGGCAAAATATGTAAAAATATGTAGCGTAAACCATCTGCTACGAGAAAACATAGAAACTAATTTAGATAATGTACTCCCTCGTTTCAAATTAGATACTCctttgttttaaattataagttattttatttttttatatttattttactATATATCTTAATATAAtattaaaacgacttataatttagaacagagaaagtacatagtaaaatggatgtaccaaaaaagtcaaagcaacttatgatttagaacggagagagtattTCGGTTGTTAAAAAATCTAAAATTTAACACATCCATAATTATATGTAAATATGTACTCACTACAAAAGTTAAGATGCAAACTTACTTTTAAAAAAATCATCATTCTCATATGAATTTTTTAAAGTGAGTTTGCAGCAAATAAGAACTCATCCCAACGAGGCCATAGGTTGCCGGCGAGCAACCCAAACTCAGATCTCGTGCCATCTCTGGCCCTGCGTTTGGTTTGCCTACTACTCACACTCTCCCATTTACATTCATATCTTGCTTATGTGGCAATTGCTTGTAGTGGTAACTAGCTAGAGCTTGTAGCAGgccatgttcgtttctcttataatctttacttttcagtcggaacagtatttttctctcacaacaaatcagccggaacagtatttcaacttattttttcagcgaagcgaacggggccgtaGTTGTTGTAGTGTAACTAGTTTAGTTACTTGTTTTTTTTAAGCTTTAGTAGTTCTTGTTAGTTGTAATCTTTTGtggtgcttatgattagaattagaAGACAAAGCTACCATAACTGAGTAGAAGACTTGCCTAGGTAAAAGTAGAGCTAGTGTAAGTAGACGCTATTGTGATTTCCTATTTTACTAATCCCTTTGCACTAGTGTTTGTGAAGTTTGTAcgaaaatttttataggctattcacccctctagtcATCTAGATCCTTTCAACGGTGGCATATGGGGCGAATCCACCACCTAAGGCGGCGACATGCGGGGTGGATGCACCTCCCCCGACAGCAATGTGCAGGGCGGATGCACCTCTCCcagttgtgacagaaccgcccaatttatacaagattaagtatgATTGTCCTCGTTAaacacattgacacgcgcataccgtcacttatataaacccggtagtccgttgagtaccacgaaTGGCCTCAATAAATTAACTTcataaccaagatcatacatgtttAAGGGAAACAACATGCATCGTAATACATAGAGTTCACGACGGAAGTTTAAGATACAAACTGAGTTCACAATACTTATTACAATACCGAGTTCAAATATGATACAagaaagcaacatagttttgaaactaCATTATTGTCATAAGTCCAAATACATTGCCAGTTTATCAAACACCTCCAACAAAAGCAAAGTAAAGTAGTATAGAATACGGCCATGCCAGTTGGCCTTTATTCATCGGTGTCCATCGCAGGACTAAAGCAAGTGATACAATAACCTTCATACAAAGTGTCACCAGCAACGGagggaataaaactctgagtactcaattgtactcagcaagacttacccgacagagaacaaaataaaagactccaaggatatgtaaggctatatttggtattgtaagttGGATAGCAATACTTTGCAAAAGAGCTTACTAAAGTAATTCTTACTTTCAAATTTTAGTCCCAAGATTTAGTTTTGAGCTATGTAGAACTACATTACACTATCTTACACcatataattgaattatagagaaTAGTAATCAATTATAAAGAATAGTGCCCATTTATAGAGAATAGTAACCAATCATgattcaattgctaaaatcatatgCCAAGTATTTACTACGACTGCTGGAGCAAGGtatgagtttctcactatccgggagagacgacgattcgaatcgattacaaTAGCTGGGTAAAGCCCGTATCACACACCCCCACGAGCTAGCAACACTCGCGTGAGTCACCGTTCACTCCATTCGGTGGTGAGTTTGGACCGTTTCGCAAAACTCATGATCCTGCATCCTAACATGAATTGCCCGCAGCCCGTAGCCCGTAGCAAACATGGTCTTGGACCAGTCCCCTTCCTTCAGACTCCCCTCCCAGAAATGCTAATGGTCCAATGACTCATCTCGAACGAGCTATTCGGTTTTacagtcggaacaagttatccagcCGTTATGAGAAGGTACGTTCAATCTCAACCAAGGTCCAACAACGAAgcagtccttaattgacatagacaggGTCAAAACATAGGTCAAGCCTGAGTCATTAACAACAACAACTGAGAATCCTGTTCGGTCGCCAATTATTAACTTCCGTATGATTCCATGGTTTCTCAATTGGACAAGTgaccacctatatctcacaggtgacaagaatcacccgacttctatcggtttAAGCATAACTAAGCATAGAAGGGTCTATATCTAGTTAGAAAAGGATGATAAATTTTTCTGGTCAAGGTACGAGATGCAGCAACGGTTACCAATCAACACCTAACAACTTAATGCACAATATTGTCTAACATTACTCAAGTGTAATTTAAAACAGAGATAGTAGGGAAAGTGAAATGTCCAGGGCTTGCCTCGGTGAAAAGTGGAGGGTCTGTGGTTCGGGCACTCTGGAAGTGGTTCAGAGACTTGTCCTTCGCCTTCGGGTGGCAACTCCTGAGGGTTCTCCTCTTCGACGATCATGTACTCTACCGGAATGTCCTCCTCCGATCTTATATGTATGTAGGCGGTGCATAAAtaaagagaatgcataaaagatgcAAGGTAATGATGTAATGATATGAAATAAGGATGCATTCATGTAGCCCTAATAACATAGGAAACAGGGTTGTATTAACAACATAAAGGTGACAAGGTGTTGCTTATAATCAAATCTTTTACTGAgcaggtgtatatctcttctccgGTAGAGAAGGCAAATATTTTAACTCACCTAGCACATTAGTTTTTGGTATATTTAGCACATCAACAGTGTTTCATAAAACAATATAGCATGATGATCAATTATTTATCAAAAAGGGTAAAAGTTGAGCAAGCAACAAGTAGCATGCATAGACAAGTTTAAAATTGCATTCCTTTTCTATTATTAGCATATTCatctttgtatatatatatatatatatatatatatatatatatatatataaccaacAATGTACAAATTTGGTATTCAGAGAAGTATAACAATACATACATAATATACTAGTGTGCTATGTAAATTTTCATACCAAGTGGATATATATACACAAGATACAAGGAATACAATTTAAATAGGTATTTTCCTA includes:
- the LOC136535494 gene encoding riboflavin biosynthesis protein PYRR, chloroplastic-like isoform X2, translating into MPPPQPLLGGAAPAPARAAPSLLHLLLDTRHRVTTARAAAASSVPASHSSHANDALLLRRAADVADRSAGLTSPHPNFGCVIARPQLNIDSADSWVVGEGFLYAQGTPCAELLAAQEAGEHARGGTAYLNLEPGDCFGDNTAVGSLVQVGITRVVVGLRHPLKHLRGKAIQALRSEGIQVDVVGEDLQSKLFEEALKSCLTVNAPLLYRAAFHVPFSILKYAMTADGKIAASSGHASWVSGKASRGRVSELRGRSDAVIVGGNTVRFDDPRLTARHVKGHVPVRIVMSQSLNLPEEANLWNVNDAYTIVATQRGARRDFQKKLAMKGVEVVEFDMLNPRNVMSYCYDRGYLAVLWECGGTLAASAISASVIHKVCAFWALKIIGGSNAPTPVGELGMNQMTQAINLIDVSYEQIDRDMLMSGFIETIPDLSPIIPSVEEIPSVDPEVSPYEANIISFYKTWDIFGAFSNFSPHPIHMPDENGDYFTWPTVEHYYQAHKFVGVDNPQARDIVQEIKLAKSPEEAARIGRTRQKGFPELVKLMPIYYMVKRSRCDEIVRGPLKS
- the LOC136535494 gene encoding riboflavin biosynthesis protein PYRR, chloroplastic-like isoform X1 codes for the protein MPPPQPLLGGAAPAPARAAPSLLHLLLDTRHRVTTARAAAASSVPASHSSHANDALLLRRAADVADRSAGLTSPHPNFGCVIARPQLNIDSADSWVVGEGFLYAQGTPCAELLAAQEAGEHARGGTAYLNLEPGDCFGDNTAVGSLVQVGITRVVVGLRHPLKHLRGKAIQALRSEGIQVDVVGEDLQSKLFEEALKSCLTVNAPLLYRAAFHVPFSILKYAMTADGKIAASSGHASWVSGKASRGRVSELRGRSDAVIVGGNTVRFDDPRLTARHVKGHVPVRIVMSQSLNLPEEANLWNVNDAYTIVATQRGARRDFQKKLAMKGVEVVEFDMLNPRNVMSYCYDRGYLAVLWECGGTLAASAISASVIHKVCAFWALKIIGGSNAPTPVGELGMNQMTQAINLIDVSYEQIDRDMLMSGFIETIPDLSPIIPSVEEIPSVDPEVSPYEANIISFYKTWDIFGAFSNFSPHPIHMPDENGDYFTWPTVEHYYQAHKFVGVDNPQARDIVQEIKLAKSPEEAARIGRTRQKGFPELVCLIIVFRPVQWQFSTGLGSFLNQTVCIWVRCVGLPVYAV